Proteins encoded by one window of Pseudomonas sp. LS44:
- the ybaK gene encoding Cys-tRNA(Pro) deacylase, translated as MTPAIDLLKKAKAEHRVHSYTHDPKAPSYGLEAAEKLGLEPARVFKTLLAASEKGELLVAVVPVAGSLDLKALAHAAGVKKADMADPAAAQRATGYLLGGISPLGQKKRLRTFIDSSAQHQPSIYVSAGRRGLEVELTAALLAQHTQAAFADIGRG; from the coding sequence ATGACTCCTGCCATCGACCTGTTAAAGAAAGCCAAGGCTGAGCACCGCGTGCACAGTTACACCCACGACCCGAAGGCGCCGTCCTATGGGCTGGAGGCTGCGGAAAAGCTCGGTTTGGAGCCGGCGCGGGTGTTCAAGACGCTGCTCGCGGCGAGCGAGAAGGGCGAGTTGCTGGTAGCCGTGGTACCGGTTGCCGGCAGTCTCGATCTGAAAGCGCTGGCGCATGCCGCCGGAGTGAAGAAAGCCGATATGGCCGACCCCGCCGCGGCCCAGCGCGCCACTGGCTATCTGCTCGGCGGCATTAGCCCGCTGGGGCAGAAGAAACGCCTGCGGACCTTTATCGACAGTTCGGCGCAGCATCAGCCGAGCATCTATGTCAGCGCCGGTCGCCGTGGCCTGGAAGTGGAGCTGACCGCCGCCCTCCTGGCCCAGCACACTCAAGCCGCTTTCGCCGATATCGGCCGCGGCTGA